One part of the Pecten maximus chromosome 9, xPecMax1.1, whole genome shotgun sequence genome encodes these proteins:
- the LOC117334468 gene encoding calcium and integrin-binding protein 1-like, with amino-acid sequence MGTTQSVFSEEELQDYQDLTYFTKKEILHVFKIFRGLYPDAVDRDRNAKISEDLVMSLPELKMNPFKDRIVKVFSSEEGGLSFEDFLDMMSVFSEKAPKEIKTQYAFKIYDFDDDDAISREDLGKMVTRLSSSQNETVLKDEERDRLVNEILKEADLDNDNLISFSEFQHVISKAPEFESSFRIRL; translated from the exons ATGGGTACGACTCAGAGCGTATTCAGTGAGGAGGAGTTACAGGATTACCAG GATCTGACATATTTTACGAAAAAGGAAATTTTACA tgtatttaaGATCTTCCGAGGGCTGTATCCAGACGCCGTAGACAGAGACCGCAATGCCAAGATAAGTGAGGACCTGGTGATGTCCCTGCCAGAACTCAAG ATGAATCCGTTTAAGGACCGTATAGTGAAGGTGTTTTCTTCAGAGGAAGGTGGATTGTCTTTTGAAGATTTCTTAGATATGATGTCAGTGTTCAGTGAAAAAGCTCCCAAGGAAATAAAGACACAATATGCCTTCAAAATATATG ACTTTGATGACGACGACGCGATATCCCGCGAAGATCTGGGGAAAATGGTGACACGATTGAGTTCCTCGCAAAACGAGACGGTACTGAAAGATGAAGAGAGGGATAGGCTAGTCAACGAG ATCCTGAAAGAGGCTGATCTAGATAATGATAACTTGATATCATTTTCAGAATTTCAACATGTCATCTCAAAAGCTCCTGAGTTTGAGAG cTCCTTCAGGATACGGCTTTAA